TCAAGCACAATGAATGTCCTGGTAATACCGCCATCAACTACGGTAGAACTCTCAGAATTCGACTGGAAGCCTGTCGCTTGAGCACTTACCGTATAGTCTCCCGAGGCAATGTTCTGGAAGAAGTACGCACCCTCAATACCACGGAGCGTGGTGGTGGTCGTCTGATCTCCGGTCTCATCTATCGTAACTATCGCGCCATTGATACCGTTTCCTGTTGAAGCATCGGTAACCGTACCCACAATCGTGCCTTCTGGTCCCGGCGTTGGCGTCGGCGATACTATCGGAGTCGGCGAAGGTGATATTAATGGTTCCATCAAAAATACCACCCGTGAAGCGGTCCTTAGATCATCACCTTCCTCCACGGTAACCTCCTGCTGAGCATCTTCGTGAAGTGTCGCACGGGCGCCGATATCATGAATACCTATCGGGATATCCCGGAACACAAACGCACCATCAATGGTTTGTTCGCCAACCGTTATCGTGCTCGTGGTTGTCGTGAAAACCTCCTCAACCGTGGCGCCATTGGTATCTAAGACTACCGTAGCGCCATTGATGCCCTCATTCGTCGTCGCATCCCTTACCACACCAACAATGTTACCTGTTTCCTCCGGCGTCGGCGTCGGCGAAGGCGTTGGCGTTGGCGATACTGTCGGCGTCGGCGAAGGCGTTGGCGTCGGCGAAGGCGTTGGCGTCGGTTCAATAACCAAAGCCGTATCCGATAAAGACCTTGATGAGCCCGTTGTATTAACCGCATCAATATAACTGGCCGTCAACGTATCTCCTTCGGATGCCTGAATCCTGTTGAACTCAGAGGTACCTCCGCTTGACGTTACGCGTATAGAACCCTGGAACGTACCCGTGTCATCCCCTGTTTCGGTCATTCTCACCTTTGTGCTGTTGGACACGGAGGTCTGAATGAATACGTCACTTAAAAGGCTTTGACGCGAGGTGTGAGCCGTATTGCGCTCAGCGTCATACAGCGTTAAAAACGCGAATGATTCTAAATTCACGGTATCACCATCAAAGTCCAGGGTCGCATCGGAAGCGCTGAATGCCAAAGGCACTGTAGCCGAAGAAGACTGCGGACTGGTGTCTGTATACACAACATTGACAACACCGTTCTGAACGGTCTCCACCGTACCCAGATTCGATCCTGTGCCGCCACCGGTTGTAGTGGTTCCCGTCTGTATGGTGGCAAGGAATGTGCCTGTATCCACGCCACTTTCGACGAGATTCATGTTCAAATCATCGCCAATACTGTAATTAGAACCCGTGACCTTTAATGCGGTAGTCAACGTATCGATGGCAGTCGAAATAGCGTTTCTGTCAACGTCCACAACCGTCGCAACTACCGTATCGCCTGATAAAAATGCCGTATCCTTGCTCAGGCTTAAATTGCCAAGCAGGGTGACAACACTTATCGGATCGGTAACCAGGTAGTTGCTGCTATCGACACAATTTCCATCCGGCGAATCGTTATAATGCACATATACCATATCTCCACTGGTAACCTTTAACGTATCGCTGGAGTTCGTCGTTGGAGTGCCGCTGGACAACTGGAATGATCCCCTAAAGGTACCGGAATCGTTTGCCGTCTCAACAAGCCCGAAATCAATCGTATTACCGCCGCTCGCCTGATTAACAGAAGACGAAGGAATGGCGCTCAACGTGCTCGCGTACAGGATCTTGGAGGTTGCGCCATTCTTAAACCCTGTGCTTTGATTGCCGGTAGAAGAACCTGCCGGATTGCCCAGGCCATTTTCATTAAACCTTACGATAGACGAAATACCTGAATCCGTGCTGTCAGCCTCAAATGTGGACTGCTTGTCGCTTGTAGACGTATTAAGGTCCTGATCAACAAGCGTAACGACCACAAATGTATCCGGGCCCGTCTCTCCCGTTAAGTTTGTGGACAGCTCAGCGGTGTTTGCGTTGAATGTCGCCTGAGTTGAGTTTATAGCGAGATTATCTCCACCGAAGTACGCGCCGCTTGCGCCGGAGGCATCATTATAACGGAAGTGATAGGTCGCTCCACAATAGCCTCCTATGCACTGTATCGCGTTGCCATCAACAGTTTGACGCCTTTCCGTCATCATGTCGTTACCAATTACCTGTACCCATGTCAGGTCAGGATCAAAGGATAGCGTATCGGAAAGTTTCTTTACGATAAGCGAAGTATCCGTCACGCTCGCTACTTCAGAAAACTCCTCTACCGTGCCATCAAAAATTCTTACAACAGAACCTGTCCCAACAAACGCATCCAGACCCTGCGCGCCTGTACCAAGCGCATTAGTATTGTTAAAAAGAATCTGTGTTGTACTGGAACCGGTTATATCTGAAAATACTGAACTGACAGACACACTGGTGCTGGTAGTCACCCGATGCGCGGTAAAATCGAAACCGATCGTCCCTACGAATGTGCTGGAATTCGCGCCTGTTTCTACGACAGGAATGGAAACCCAGTGTGAACCGTCGGGTGAAATTTCTACGGTGTTGTCCTGCGCGCTCACCGTCGCCTTGAACGAAGAAGTCGTCGCTGACGAGAGGAAACTGGTCGCATCCGCGGAAGAACCATGTATCAGCGGAACGGCGCTTACCGATTCGGTTCCCAAACTAAACGAAGTGCTCGTTCCAACGCCGAACGCACCCGCTGTGGTTGGAATTCTCCATACAAGACTATCTCCAGAGTTAGACACCCTGATGGATTGAGTGCCGATCGTCGTATCATCGATATGAGACAACGTGATCTGCGTAGTAGGACCATTGTATGCCTGTACCTTTAACGTATTTCCTCGTCTCGCCGTGGTAGTTCCCTTCCATAAACTGGAATCGGAAGCAACACTTTCGGCAGAAGAACTGCTGGTGTTCAGGTTTGCATCAACGACGGTAACCACGATATGATCATTGATATCTGCTGAATCAGGGTTAATTGCCAGCGTTCCCGTTTCTCCGGAAACACCATACGATACGTTACCGGTTACCGTACCGGAAGTTCCACCATCCCTTAATTCGTCCAGGTAGGAAACCTTAACCGTATCACCGCTGCGAGCACCGGCAACCTGGAACGAACTCAGGCTTACCGTAACAGAACCACCGTTACCTACCTCAAATTCACCGCCCAAACCAACGGCGCTTGTTGTTTCAGTTCCAATAAATTGCGAAACAGCCACAAGGCAGTACTCAGAACCTTCAATCAACTTGATGAGTCCACCCGTGGAACTACCTGTGCCACTGCTGCCTTCCGTCCCAAACCTGACCGAATTTGTGCCAATTGCGGCCACGTTAGTCATTGAGGCAGATTGCGTTCCGCTGGACCAGGTAGAAGTGACATCGGCTGTCGGCGTTACATAAACAAGGGCCTGTTCGCCCGCTCCTGTAGTACTCGTACCTATCTCTACAAGGGCAAGCCTGCCGGACGCGCTTGCTTCAATAACTTGAAACGTAACTGCGGGGCCTGCCGCCACATCACCCAGGGTAATATTTTCACCCGTGTAAACGGCCGTCGTGTTTGAGCCCACCTGCACATTGCCGAAAAGGCTGTTGGAATTTATGGTCGTTGAACCGAACACCTTGCCGCTTGCGGAAAATATACCCGTATTATTCCCGGTTTCCACAAGCATAAGATGCTTTGAAACGACCGCTATACCACCTACTGACAACTGAGAACCGGTAGTCTGGTCAATGACCTCTACCTGCACCCTCGAAGTACCGGTGCCCGGGGAACCAGAGAGCAAAACGGCATTATCGACAAAACCAATAACATCCTTTGCCTTTGGATTGAGGTTCTCGTCAGGATCCGTAACCGTTATAATCAGGTTGGGATTGCTCGGAACAGTGGAAACAGCGGTAATCGAACTGGGATTAAAACTAAACGTGCCGCTGTTGAAACCAACAGATGCGGAGTCCAGGGTAGCGCCTGCATATAACAAGGAGAGCGTATTTCCGGACTCAACCGTAAGCTCGGCATCCGTTCCGGTAACTGCGTCACCGCCCGTATTAGCCGTTAACTGTTTAAGGTTAACACCCACAACGCTTGAACCCAATCCAGGGAAATTGTGGCTGCCCGAGTGGAAGTCCTCTACATACCCGGTCGTAGTTCCAACACCCACCATGATCGGCGCAGTGCTGTTTGCCGTTATTGTTCCACCATGCGACGTGAAGACGTCGGTATTACCACCTGTTTCCCGCAGGGTGAAAGGAACCGAGTTACTGCCTGCCGTGATAGTGACCGTAATAGTATCTTGAGACGAACTCGTGTCAGCCGTGTCATCCGTCACAGAAATAAAGGCACGATCAAAATCATTTGAGTCATCGAAGGAAGGAAAATAATTATTCCTGTCCAACGACCCTGACGCGGCCATGACACCGGATGCCATGCCAACCATAAGGGCCATCACCAGCAAAAAAACGCTGGTTAAACCAAAACCAATCTCTCTTTTTATTCTGGGTCTTTTCATATCCACCAAATCTCCTTTTGTTAAGACCAAACAACTATCTATCTTTGAAATCTAACGAACCTCTTTGCTACCTGTATTTCTTAAAAGATTTACTTGACCTCCCAATCAACTTTTCAACCCCTTGTTTACTTTCTATCACCTCCTTTTCTGGGATAATGACAGGACAAAGACGGGAAAAACCAAACGTTGATTTACTGCAAGGAATTATCAGATTACCATACAAGGCATAATCATGCAGGCAACCCCATCCTCTGCAGGAGAATCACTGGTTGTTTTTCCTACATTACCCCTCCTTTCTTTCTCACTATAATATAATGAAATAATGTTATGTTAAATATCTGTGAATATACTAAAATGATCCATACAAAAAACACCGGCGCGGGAAAACGGCCACTGAGGAATATAACATTCAGGGATGAACCCGTCAACAAAAAAATCAAAAAAATTAACCCCCTTAAAAAGATGTAGCAGTAATTTTCCCAGTAGGTTAGCAAAAACACAAACAGGCACAGAGAGAATGGCAGGACTGCCAACAGAAGCGCGGAAACCCTGGATAGCAACGTATAGTTATGCCGAATAACCACTTAAACGAAAAAAACCGATCGAAGGCAAGATATTTTTAATTTGACTTGCCGACCCTTTCCTGATACTATTCTATGCGCATTGGACAGTCTCATGAACACTGACGCCAACAGGATAATGTCCAATTCCGGAAAAATTTTTCTTGAAATCCCTTATTCCAGGAATCAGAGACCAGCGTCATTCATGCCAAATAATAACACGGTACAACCCTATCTGACAAACGATATATCCGCACAGAAAACAACTATTTCAGAAGACGAAAAGGCTTTTATCTTAAAGGGTATATTATCTGAAATAAAAAAGGTTGTTACCGCGCAACAATATGATATCTGGTTTTCCTGCCTCAGGATTACCTCTATTACTGACAACAGCATCACCTTTATCACACCGAATGAATTTATCAGGGAGTGGCTCTCTGATAATTATGTCGATCTGATTTCAAGCATTGCTTACAAGGTATTAAATTCTTCACGGGAAATTATCTTTTCACTAGAAGAGGAGCTCGGAGAGTTGCCTTTTTGTGTTGATTTGAACGCGGAAACTACGCTTTCTCCGGAAAATGTTTTCTCCGACGATCTCTATACCGTGCCTCCGAACGAATATTATAGTTTCGAAAATTTTATCATCGGTCCATGCAACAGATTAGCACATGCCGCGGCTCTTGCCGTTTCAGAGTCTCCGGGACACGCATATAATCCGCTTTTTATTCATGGCGCTTCGGGGCTCGGGAAAACACACCTTCTCCATGCAATAAACAATGTATTATCTTTAAAGCGGATGTCAAACATATTATACATTCCCTGCGAACGGTTCATCAATCACTACATATCCACCATACGCTCAAACCGCTGGGACACATTCAGGAAATTATACAGAAGTGCGGACGCGCTTTTGCTGGACGACATACATCTTATAGAAAACTCCCAGGGGTGCAGGGAAGAGTTTTTTCATACATTTAATGCTCTTTATAACGCAAAAAAACAAATTGTCATTACCAGCGACTCTCCGCCAGAGTCTATCTCTACTTTGGAAGACAGGCTTGTTTCAAGGTTCAAATGGGGACTTTTGTGCGGCATCGATACCCCCACGATTGAAACACGTATTGCAATCATTGAAAAAAGGGCCTCTATGTGGGGTATTACCCTGACACATGAAACCGCCGCTTATATCGGGAAAAAAATAAAAGGGAATATCAGAGAGATCGAAGGCGCGATCATCCGTTTAAATAAAGAGGCAAAGATAACAAAAAACCCTATTACCCTGGATTTTGTAAAAAAAATTGTGCAGGAGCTTTCAGGAAAGAATAAACAGGTTTTTCTTGAAAATGTCCTGGAAAAGGTTTCAAAAAGATTTAATATCACCATATCACAACTGCAATCAAAAAGAAGGACCAGGAATCTTACGCTTCCAAGGCAAATAGCCATGCATCTTTCAAGAAAACTGACAAATATGTCTTTGTCGGAGATAGGGGGATATATCGGAGGAAGGGACCACTCAACGGTAATTCATGCGGATGAAAAAATCGCAAAAATGTCTAAAAGGGACAAAAATCTTGCTTTTATTTTACAAAAATTGGAAGGTGAGTTACTCAAATGAATATACACTTTGCGGGAGCAGACCTATACAAAGGCTTTAATCTGGTATCAAATATTGTGCCGTCTCTGGCAATGAAGCAGATTTTAAAGGGTGTCAAGCTGGAGGCTGTGGACAATTCCGTAGAATTGACTGCCTCAGACCTGGAAGTGCTTGTCAAATATAAGATTCCTGTAAAACAATGCACGGGAGAAGGAGGTATCGTTTTACCCGCAGGCCGGGTAAATAACATCCTCCGGGAATGGATAGACAGCGAAGACGTTTCTTTGTCCATCGAGGAAGGATGCTGTACACTGAAATCCAAATGTGGATATTTCAAGATCCTCGGTGAGGATTTCCGGCAATTTCCAGAAATATCGAAAGACAACCTTACCGATTTTGTTGAAATAGACGGCGACGTTATCACAAAGATGATAGATCATGTAGCGTACGCTGTTTCAACGATAAAAACAAGAAACAGGTTTTGCGGTATATTTACGAAAATATACGCAGATGATATCGTCATGGTCGGCGCGGACGGGAACAGGTTGTCTCTCATAAAAAGAAAGGTGAAAAATACCCAGAATATTACTATGGAAGGAATTGTTTCCATAAAATGTTTCAAGTTCCTACAGCGTTTTATCTCTGAAAATAAGGGGGGAATAGTAAGAGTGAGCATGGATGATTCCCGTATTTGTTTCATGGGAGACAGAGGAGAGGTAATATCACAACTCATAGAAGGACAATACCCAAACTACGAGGAATTCATTCCCACACAAAATGATAAAAAGGTAGAGGCGGACAGGGAAGAGTTCTCTTCCATCGTAAAAATGGCTTCTTTTGTGAACAACGAGGAAGAACGAGTTATTAAAATGTCATTAAAAAAGGGTAAGCTGCAGCTTTTATCGGAAACAGCGGATATCGGAGAAGCTCATCTTGAAATCACCGTTTCATATGACGGGCCTGATTTTTTAGGCAACTTCAATCCGGATTACCTGTTAGATGCCTTAAAAGCATCCGACAGCGACACGGTTCTCATGGAACTCGGAGATCCTGGCAGCGCCGCGCTGTTAAGGACAGGCCATGAGCAATTATGTGTAATGATGCCCATCGAATTTTGAGCTAAAAAATGAAAGAAGAATTACCAGAGAGATATTTTTATCAAAAAAATACCAGTATAAGAATTGGTCACATTCTGAAAGATTTGTATCCGGGAAAAAACGCCACAAAGCATGCCTATCAAAAACTGAAAAATGCCTGGAGAACCATTGTAGGTGATGAAATTTTTCAGTGTACGGAAATTACCGGTATTAAAAACCGGGTATTGTATGTAACAGTCGAATCAACCACTATGATTCATTATTTGACTAATTTTGAAAAAAGCGCTATAATTGTGCGTTTTAATGAGATAGTGGATACGGTACGCATAGATGATATCCGTTTTACAGTAGGAAACGCACGATAATGGAAAAACACAGTCCTGTAACTGAGCTGGAAACATATGATGCAACATCCATAAAGGCTCTCGATGGCATAGAAGCTGTCAGAAAAAGGCCCGCAATGTACATTGGGGATGTTACGACAAGAGGGTTGCATCACCTGGTGGAGGAAATTGTCTGTAACAGCGTAGATGAGGCCCTTGCCGGTTTTTGTAAGAATATCAATGTCAAGATAAATATTGACGGAAGCATTACGGTGGTGGACGACGGAAGGGGCATACCTGTTGACATACACAAGGAAACGAACAAATCTGCCCTGGAAGTGGTAATGACCATGTTACATGCAGGTGGCAAGTTTGAGAATAAAAGCTATAAAACCTCAGGAGGCCTGCATGGAGTTGGAATATCAGTGGTAAGCGCCTTGAGTGAGTGGATGGAAGTAGAAGTTAGAAGGGACGGCTATGTATACTTTCAGAGATATGAAAAGGGAATCGTGGCCTCGACTCTTGAAACGCGGGGTGTCACCAAAAAAAGAGGCACCAAGGTTGTTTTTAAACCTGATCCTGAAATATTTGAAGACACGGTTTTTTGTCTCGAAATAATCGCAAAAAGATTAAGACAATACGCCTTTCTCAATAAAGGAATAAAAATAACTCTGACAGACGAAAGAATAGACAAGAGCGAAGAATTTCAATACGAAGGCGGAATAAAAGCCTTCATAGAAGAATTAAACGACAGAAAAGACGTTGTGCATAAAGATATAATTTATTTTGAAAGGGAGATTCGCGGCATAACACTGGAAGTAGCCATGCAGTATAACGACAGCTATAGCGAGAATGTTCATTCCTTTGCAAATAATGTTAGCACCGTAGAAGGAGGCACCCATTTAAGTGGTTTCAGAGCGGCTCTTACCAGGACTTTTAATACCTATGCAAAGAACAAAAAAATACTCACAGAGGAGAAAGCGCCTTCCGGGGATGATTATAGAGAGGGCCTTACGGCCATTATAAGTGTTAAACTGCCTGAACCACAATTTGAAGGACAGACAAAAACAAAATTAGGTAATCGAGAAATTCAGGGGCTTGTAGAAACCCTTATGGGCGAACAACTCGGAACGTTCTGCGAAGAAAACCCATCGACAGCAAAGTCAATAATTAATAAGGGAATAGAGGCGTTAAGGGCAAGGGAAGCAGCACGAAAAGCACGGGATCTGACCAGGAGAAAAGGTGCGCTGAGCAGTTCAAATCTTCCAGGAAAACTGGCGGATTGTTCTTCCCGGGATTTCGAAACATCGGAATTATTCCTTGTTGAGGGTGTCTCTGCAGGAGGCACTGCAAAGCAGGGAAGGGATCGTAGATGCCAGGCCATACTACCGTTAAAGGGAGTGATTTTAAATGTGGAAAAGGCCCGTATTGACAAAATGTTAAGTAATGAAGAAATCAGAACATTAATTTCTGCCCTGGGAACGGGCATAGGAACGGACGAATTTAACATAAAGAATCTGCGGTATGCAAAAACCATCATCATGACGGATGCAGATATTGATGGCGCTCATATAAGAACACTTTTACTCACGTTTTTTTTCCGGCAAATGATAGAATTAATAGAAAACGGGCGTATCTATATCGCACAGCCTCCTCTATACAAAATAACAAAAAAGAAAAAACTGGAATACGTTTACGATGACAGGGAATTACAGAAAACCCTTATATCTTTTGGTATTGAAGGAACCACGCTCATTTCAGAACAAGCAGATAACAGAGGACCTCTGGAAGGTCCCGATCTGGAAAAATTGTTACAACTTCTTGTCCAAATGGAAGAAGCGGTAAAGGTATTGGGAAAAAGGGGTATATCGCTCGAAACATTTATCAGTCTAAGAGACAAGCAAAGCGGAAACCTTCCTTTCTATAAGGTAACATATAGGGAAAAAACTCTCTTTCTTTGTTCAGAAGAAGAACTGGAAAATTTCCTGAAGAAAACGGAACAGGCAGAGGGACAAAAGCTGGAAATACTGGAAGAGGATGATGTTAAAGAAGAGAGGAACGGCGGGAAGGTAGAAGTTACAGAATACCATGAAAGCAAAGAAATAGAAAAAACCGTAAGAATGATCGAGAGCTATGGATTCTTAATAAGTGATTACTTCCCTGAAAGAAATGGACAAAAACCACGATTTCGTTTAACTTCAGGAGAAATCGATATACAGGCGCATTCTCTAGAGGATGTTCTTTCAAAAATAAAAGAAATTGGAAGAAATGGCCTTGAAATACAACGTTACAAGGGACTTGGAGAGATGAATGCAGAAGAACTTGCAGAAACCACAATGAATTTTACTACGAGAACGTTATTAAAAGTTAAGGTGGAAGATGCTGCAAAAGCGGATGCAATTTTCAGCACTCTAGCAGGAAAAGATGTTCAACGAAGAAGGGAATACATAGAAAAACACGCATTAGAAGTAAAAAATTTAGATATATAGTTTTTTATCCTCTAGTTTATAGCAAAGAAAAAGGTTCTTTCTTTTCGGCCAGGCAGAAAAAATAAAAATTCTTTACTCCCTTTGACGCTTTGCCGGTAAACCATCCATAAAAACATGACATTAGTCAAAACGTTCTTAAATACCTGTAAGAAACATGCCCATAAAATAGCCATTGTAGATCAGCAAGGTTCAATTACTTACCATGAACTTCTCGAAAAGGCAATGGCATATGGGGCCAAAATATCATCTAAAGCAACGGGAAACCATATTGGAATTCTTCTTCCAAACAGCAAAGAGTTTGCCGCTGTATTTTACGGGACTCTTTCAGCGGGGAAAGTGCCTGTTCCCCTAAATTTTCTCCTCTCACCACAACAACTTCTTTATATTCTCCGGAATGCGGAAATATTCACCGTTTTTACCAATACCTATTTTAAACAACTCCTGGGAGAACACATTAAACACCTATTTACCGTAGAAGAACATTTCTGTGATACCTCTCCTTTCAATGAGGAAAACATACAGTACGGTACTAGCGAAGATATTGCCGCTTTACTATATACCTCCGGCACAAGCGCAAAACCAAAAGGGGTGATGCTGTCCAACAGAAATTTTTTGCATAATTTGGATGGATGCATAGAGGCGTTCAGGTTTTCAGATAAAGACGTATTACTTGGTGTTTTGCCACTCTTTCACACCTACGCATTAACCACAACCCTCATCTTACCTATTCGCGTTGGCGCGACAATTATCTATCTTGCTCGTTTTTCCGGACAGAAAGTTCTGGAAGCTATTGAAAAATATCATGTTACTGCTTTATTTGCCATTCCTTCAATGTATAGGGCGCTCCTACGATCTATGGACACAAACACTCATTCATTGAAGACGTTGCGATTGTGCACTTCCGGAGGTGAACTCCTGCCGAAAGATGTCCTTGAGGCCTTTAATAAAACCTTCCCTGTACCACTGACAGAGGGATATGGATTAACAGAAACTACTGCAATTGTTTCCGTGAATCTACCGGAAAAATGTAAGCCTGGCAGTATTGGTCCTCCATTAAGCAACCTGGAAGTAAAAATTATTGATGATGACCTGAAATCTTTACCCAGAGAGAAGGAAGGGGAAATATGGGTAAAAGGTCCTAATGTTATGAATGGGTATTACAGACTGCCAAAAGAGACGGCAGAAGCTAAGACTTCAGACGGTTGGCTGAAAACTGGCGACTACGGCAAACTGGATAATGAAGGTTTTTTATGGATTACCGGAAGAAAGAAAGAGTTAATTATCATCAGCGGGGAAAATGTATCTCCTCATGAGATTGAGCAGGTCATCAGTGGCAATGAAAAGGTTTTTGAAGTTGCCGTCGTTGGTGTGCCTGACAAAATCAGAGGAGAAATTCCCAAGGCGTACATAGCCTTAAAAGAAAATTGTTCATGCAGCGATGAAGAAATGAGAGATTTCTGCATGCAACACCTGCCTCACTATAAAGTTCCAAAATATATTGAGTTCCTGAAAGAGCTTCCACATGGTCCGACCGGTAAAATCTTGAAACGTGCTTTGAAATAAAAACTTTTTTATTATTCTCAAAAAAACTTTCCTTCCGCTATGACATTACCCTCTTTTCTTCCTCTCTTGATTACCGGAGTTGCCGGTGTGCCGGGTTTCAGCGCGTTCAAGTATTTTTATTCAAAATATCCAAACCATGTGACAGCCATTCGTCCCGTCAGATATTGGCCATTACGTGGAGACGGCATTATTCCCTTAGACATGGAGGACCATAAAGGACTTGTCGACCTGATGAAACAAAAACAGTTCCGCTCTATTTTAAACGGCGCTGGTTCTTGTGCCCTGAAGTCCTGCGAAATGAACCCTGCATTGGCTTATCGTGTTAATGTTCAATCGGTGCTGAATGTACTGAATACTATTAAATACCGCAAGATTCGTCTGATTCATCTTTCAACGGATCTGGTTTTTTCAGGAAAATCTTCAGGGTTGTATACAGAAGAGGATCCTGTTTCTCCCGTTACCATGTATGGTAAAACCATGGTTATGGCAGAAGAAATTCTTACGCTCAGATACCCTTCTTCGGCAATCTTTCGTATATCTCTTCCTATGGGAATTAGTGTAAATGGCCATGCGGGAGCTATCGATTGGATTTTATCACGGTTTAAAAAGAATAACCCAGCTACTCTGTATTACGATGAGTTGAGGTCTCCGTTTTACTGTGAAGATTTTAATAGAATTATTGAATTCGCACTGGAAAGAGATTTTTGTGGTATCTACCACCTTGGCTCCCATAGACACCTCAGTCTTTACCAGATAGGTCAGATTATAAATAAGGTGGGTGGATACGCGCCTCGTCTGCTCAATGGTTGTTTGAGGAAAGAAGCCGGACCTATGCCGCCACGCGCGGGAAATGTTACCATGAATAATGAAAAACTTATTCAGGTATTAGGTCTCGACCCTTTTCGAAGATGGCCTTATCTTGATTGTCATGTTCCTGATGGAAAAGACTGGCATCATGAACGTCCTGAAACTATGACTTTTCATCCTGATCAGGTCCACAGGTGTCTGTATACAATTCCTGTCACCTCCTGATCTTATTTTGCACAAAATTACCCTTTCGTATCTGTTTTCCGTTTCATAAAAGCAAGTATTTCATTTGCCGCCTTTTCAGATGCGCCAGGTCTTCCAATGGCATCCATAAGCCTTGCTATCTCTTCTTCACACGTTTTTCTCCTTTGATTGTCCTGTAATAACTGCAGCGCTTGTTTCGTAATCCAGGAATAATTTTTCCCATACATAAGTTTTTCCGGAACAATTTCTTTATTCGCCAGCACGTTTACCAATCCTATATAGGGTGTAATGAGAAACGGTTTTCCCACAAAATAGGCGAAAGGTGATATTTTATAAATAATAATCATTGGCTTGTGGTAATAAGCAATTTGCAGTGTAATGGTGCCCGACCCTGCAATACAGATATCAGAGGAAGTAATCACTTCATGAACATTGTCCGTTATGATTCTGTAACCTATTTTGAATTCCTTTGCAATGGAATTTATGAGGTGAAATTGACGTTT
The Candidatus Brocadiaceae bacterium DNA segment above includes these coding regions:
- the gyrB gene encoding DNA topoisomerase (ATP-hydrolyzing) subunit B is translated as MEKHSPVTELETYDATSIKALDGIEAVRKRPAMYIGDVTTRGLHHLVEEIVCNSVDEALAGFCKNINVKINIDGSITVVDDGRGIPVDIHKETNKSALEVVMTMLHAGGKFENKSYKTSGGLHGVGISVVSALSEWMEVEVRRDGYVYFQRYEKGIVASTLETRGVTKKRGTKVVFKPDPEIFEDTVFCLEIIAKRLRQYAFLNKGIKITLTDERIDKSEEFQYEGGIKAFIEELNDRKDVVHKDIIYFEREIRGITLEVAMQYNDSYSENVHSFANNVSTVEGGTHLSGFRAALTRTFNTYAKNKKILTEEKAPSGDDYREGLTAIISVKLPEPQFEGQTKTKLGNREIQGLVETLMGEQLGTFCEENPSTAKSIINKGIEALRAREAARKARDLTRRKGALSSSNLPGKLADCSSRDFETSELFLVEGVSAGGTAKQGRDRRCQAILPLKGVILNVEKARIDKMLSNEEIRTLISALGTGIGTDEFNIKNLRYAKTIIMTDADIDGAHIRTLLLTFFFRQMIELIENGRIYIAQPPLYKITKKKKLEYVYDDRELQKTLISFGIEGTTLISEQADNRGPLEGPDLEKLLQLLVQMEEAVKVLGKRGISLETFISLRDKQSGNLPFYKVTYREKTLFLCSEEELENFLKKTEQAEGQKLEILEEDDVKEERNGGKVEVTEYHESKEIEKTVRMIESYGFLISDYFPERNGQKPRFRLTSGEIDIQAHSLEDVLSKIKEIGRNGLEIQRYKGLGEMNAEELAETTMNFTTRTLLKVKVEDAAKADAIFSTLAGKDVQRRREYIEKHALEVKNLDI
- the dnaN gene encoding DNA polymerase III subunit beta; protein product: MNIHFAGADLYKGFNLVSNIVPSLAMKQILKGVKLEAVDNSVELTASDLEVLVKYKIPVKQCTGEGGIVLPAGRVNNILREWIDSEDVSLSIEEGCCTLKSKCGYFKILGEDFRQFPEISKDNLTDFVEIDGDVITKMIDHVAYAVSTIKTRNRFCGIFTKIYADDIVMVGADGNRLSLIKRKVKNTQNITMEGIVSIKCFKFLQRFISENKGGIVRVSMDDSRICFMGDRGEVISQLIEGQYPNYEEFIPTQNDKKVEADREEFSSIVKMASFVNNEEERVIKMSLKKGKLQLLSETADIGEAHLEITVSYDGPDFLGNFNPDYLLDALKASDSDTVLMELGDPGSAALLRTGHEQLCVMMPIEF
- a CDS encoding sugar nucleotide-binding protein — its product is MTLPSFLPLLITGVAGVPGFSAFKYFYSKYPNHVTAIRPVRYWPLRGDGIIPLDMEDHKGLVDLMKQKQFRSILNGAGSCALKSCEMNPALAYRVNVQSVLNVLNTIKYRKIRLIHLSTDLVFSGKSSGLYTEEDPVSPVTMYGKTMVMAEEILTLRYPSSAIFRISLPMGISVNGHAGAIDWILSRFKKNNPATLYYDELRSPFYCEDFNRIIEFALERDFCGIYHLGSHRHLSLYQIGQIINKVGGYAPRLLNGCLRKEAGPMPPRAGNVTMNNEKLIQVLGLDPFRRWPYLDCHVPDGKDWHHERPETMTFHPDQVHRCLYTIPVTS
- a CDS encoding AMP-binding protein, whose protein sequence is MTLVKTFLNTCKKHAHKIAIVDQQGSITYHELLEKAMAYGAKISSKATGNHIGILLPNSKEFAAVFYGTLSAGKVPVPLNFLLSPQQLLYILRNAEIFTVFTNTYFKQLLGEHIKHLFTVEEHFCDTSPFNEENIQYGTSEDIAALLYTSGTSAKPKGVMLSNRNFLHNLDGCIEAFRFSDKDVLLGVLPLFHTYALTTTLILPIRVGATIIYLARFSGQKVLEAIEKYHVTALFAIPSMYRALLRSMDTNTHSLKTLRLCTSGGELLPKDVLEAFNKTFPVPLTEGYGLTETTAIVSVNLPEKCKPGSIGPPLSNLEVKIIDDDLKSLPREKEGEIWVKGPNVMNGYYRLPKETAEAKTSDGWLKTGDYGKLDNEGFLWITGRKKELIIISGENVSPHEIEQVISGNEKVFEVAVVGVPDKIRGEIPKAYIALKENCSCSDEEMRDFCMQHLPHYKVPKYIEFLKELPHGPTGKILKRALK
- a CDS encoding DUF721 domain-containing protein, producing the protein MKEELPERYFYQKNTSIRIGHILKDLYPGKNATKHAYQKLKNAWRTIVGDEIFQCTEITGIKNRVLYVTVESTTMIHYLTNFEKSAIIVRFNEIVDTVRIDDIRFTVGNAR